In Buchnera aphidicola (Floraphis choui), the genomic stretch AAAATCATTACAATTTTGTTAAAATAAATTATTAATAAGCTTTAAAATATTAAAGTAACTAATTTTTATAAAAATTTATATATATAAATATATAAAATTAAGTAGTATAATTAACTAATATATTAATATCAATGATAGAAAATTATATTGTACTTATTTTAAAAATTCAATAATATTATTAATATATAATATATATTTTATACATTTTTAGAACATTTATAAGTTTTATTATTTCTATTTTTATAAAATTATATTTTAAAGCAATTTTTATTAATTTATAAGATATTATTTATGTTCTAAATAATTAAAGGAAACATAAAGGTATAATGTTTATATGCAAAAAAAACGAGAAAGTATGGATTTGCCACAAGCTATTTTTTCTCTAATATTTATCGTTATTATGATATTTTCTAGTTTATGGATTATGCGTCCATTTTTTTTAGGTTTTGCGTGGGCTAGCATGGTAGTGATTGCGACATGGCCTATATTTTTAAAATTGCAGTTATTGTTATGGGGAAATCGAGCATGTGCTGTTATAACAATGATTATTATTTTATTATTAATTTTTATTATTCCAATTGCTTGCTTAGTGAATAGTTTAATTGATAATAGCACTTCAGTAATTAGTTGGTTAAGTTCAGAAAACTTACGATTTCCAGATTTTTATTGGCTACAAGATATTCCTGTTATTGGGGTAAAATTATTTTCTAGTTATCAAAAATTATTAGATGAAGGAGGTTCTGAATTAATTGCTAAAGTTCAACCTTATATGGGTAAAACTACTGAATTTTTTGTTGTTCAAGCGGGGCATTTTGGTCGGTTTATTATTCATTTAATTTTAATGTTAATTTTTAGTTCTTTATTATATTGGAATGGTGAAAGAATGAGAAATATTATTAGACATTTTGCTGTTCGTTTAGGATCAAATTCTGGAGATTCGGTAGTCTCTCTTGCTGGTCAGGCAGTTAGAGCAGTAGCTTTAGGAGTAGTTGTTACTGCATTAGTTCAAGGCATTCTAGGTGGTATAGGATTAGCAATTTCTGGAATTCCATATTCTTCTTTATTAATGATGTTAATAATTATTTTTTGTTTAATTCAATTAGGTCCGTTACCTGTATTAATTCCAGCTATTATGTGGTTGTATTGGAATGGTAATACAACTTGGGGGACTGTATTGTTAATTTGGAGTTGTATTGTATGTGTATTAGATCATATATTACGTCCTATGCTTATAAGGATCGGGGCTGATTTTCCCACGGTATTGATATTATCAGGAGTCATAGGTGGTTTAATTTCATTTGGAATGATTGGTTTATTTATTGGCCCAGTAGTTTTAGTCATATCATATCGTCTTATTTCTTCTTGGATGGATGAAATTCCAGCTCCAAGTACTTTGTCAAAAGAATCAATAAAACGCTTTTTATTAAAAGATAAGATTAAAAAGAAAAATTAATAATATTTATTTAGAATTTTTATATTTGTTTTGATAATATTTTGTATAGAATATCAAATCTATTTAGTCATATATAATATTACTTTAAATATTTTATGATTACTTTTTTATTTTATATTTCTTGTTTTATAGCAAATTCTTAAGTAGCTATAGAATGTAATTAAGAACAATTTACGATATTATCGTTATTAGTATTAATATTTTAAATTTTAATACTCTTATTATTTTTTAATAAAAATTTTTATGCTAATTTTAGAATATAATTTAAAGATCATAATATTATTATTAGATTATGATTACGAATTTGATACATTAATATTAAAATGTTAAATTATTTTAAAAAAATTTTAAATAAATTTTAATTGTATTTATCATGGTAATTTAAAGCGTTTTGTATATTAAATTGATATATTTGCTTTAAAATTTATAATTAACATTTTATCAATTATAATTTTGTCATATATTATTAGTATAGGATATATTTAGAGAAAAATATGAAAAAAACAGATGAATTAAGAACAATACGAATTGATCCGTTAATTACTCCATTTGAATTAGCAAAAAATTATCCTATTACTTCTTCTATTATGGATACTGTTATTACAGCTAGAAAAAATATAGCTAATATTATGACAGGAATGGATTTGCGTTTATTGGTAGTAATCGGACCTTGTTCAGTTCACGATCCTTTAGCAGCAGTTGAATATGCAAAAAGATTAAATGAATTACGTAAAAAATATTCTTCTCGTCTTGAAATTATAATGCGCACTTACTTTGAAAAACCACGTACTGTGATAGGTTGGAAAGGTCTTATTTCAGATCCTGATTTGAATGGAAGTTTTCGTGTTAATCATGGTTTGTCAATTGCTAGAAAATTGCTTTTAGATATTAATGAATTAGGACTTCCAGCTGCTACTGAATTCTTAGACATAGTAATTGGACAATTTATAGCAGATTTAATAAGTTGGGGTGCAATAGGAGCAAGGACTACTGAAAGTCAAATTCATCGTGAAATGGCATCTGCATTGTCTTGTCCAGTAGGATTTAAAAATGGTACTGATGGAAATATACGAATTGCAATAGATGCTATTCGTGCTGCAAGTGCAAAACATTTATTTCTAGCACCTGATAAACATGGACAAATGACTATTAATCATACTAGTGGAAATCCATTTGGTCATGTTATTATGCGTGGAGGAAAATCTCCAAATTATCATGCTAAAGATATAGATTTAACTATAAGATATTTACAAGAATTTAATCTTTTAGAATATTTGATGATTGATTTTAGTCATGGGAATTGTCTAAAACAACATAGGCGTCAGTGTGATGTAGGCGAATCCATAGCTAAGCAAATACGAGATGGCTCTACAGCTATATTTGGTGTTATGATTGAAAGTTTTATAGAAGAAGGTTCTCAAAAAGTAATTGATAATAAACCATTAATTTACGGAAAATCGATAACAGATCCTTGTTTAGGATGGAACGATAGCGTACGACTTCTTAAAAAATTAGCAGATGCTGTTAACAGTCGGTTTTAACTTTTTATATTGATCTTTAATATTGATTATTATTTTTATATAATTATATTATAGTTAACTATTTTAAAATATACTTTGAATGTCAAGTATATTTATATCTTAATAAAAATAAATGGAATAATTTAAAACTAAGGATCTGAAATGCCTGTTATTACGTTGTGTGACGGACGAAAACTAATATATAAAGATGCTGTTTCAGTATTAGATATTGCTAAGAATATTTCACCTGATTTAGCCAAAAGTTGTTGTTTTGGATATGTAAATAATATTAGTGTAAGTAAATATACTATTATAGACTATGATGCTAATATTCAAATAGTTTATAAAGATGATATAGTTTTTTTAAATAGCATTCGTAATACTTTTATTTGTATTTTAGGATATGCTGTAAAAGAATTATGGCCGAATTCTAAAATTGGTAATAGTTTTGTAATAGACAACGGATTTTATTGTGATATAGATGTAGATTTTATTTTTACTAGTTCGGATTTAAATTTATTAGAAACTCGTATGTTAGATATTTCTAATAGAAAATATAATATTAATGTAAAAAATATAACATGGGAAGAAGCATATAAAATTTTTGAGAGTTATTCCGAAACGTATAAATTATTAATTTTAAAAAACAATTTTAAAATTAATGAAGTTGTTCCTTTGTGTTTTCATCAAAAATATGTTGATTTTCAAGTTGGTATTCCGATTCCTAATGTATCTTTTTGTCGTTATTTTAAGTTACAAAAGTTTTCTGGTGTATATTGGAACGGAAATAAAAAAAATAAGGTTTTGCAAAGAATTTATGGAACAGCATGGGTTACATCAAGTAAATTAAGAGAATATTTAGAATACATAGACCAATCTGAGAAACGAGATCATAGGAAAATTTCCAAAAAATTAGATTTATATCATATTCAAGAAGAATCTCCAGGAATGATTTTTTGGCATCATAATGGTTGGATTATTTTTCGAGAATTAAAAAGATTTATTCGGGAGAAGTTACAAGAATATCAATATCAAGAAGTTCAAACACCATTAATTATGAATAAAAAAATTTGGAAAGATAGTGGACATTTAGATAATTATCAAAAATTTATGTTTATGACATGTTCAGAAAATAATATGTATGGAATTAAACCTATGAATTGCCCTGGTCATGTACAAATTTTTAACAATGCTTTACATTCTTATCGCGATCTTCCTATTCGTATTTCAGAATTTGGGAGTTGTCATAGAAATGAACCGTCAGGTTCTTTACATGGACTTATGAGAATTAGGAATTTTACTCAAGATGATGCTCATATTTTTTGTAGAAAGGATCAAATTCAGGGTGAAATTAGTAATTGTATAAAAATGATTTATGACGTATATGAAGTATTTGGTTTTAAAAAAATTTTGGTAAAATTATCAACTCGTCCAAAAAATAGAATTGGAAGTGATATAATATGGGATCAAGCTGAAAATGATTTATCAACTTCATTAAAAGAAAACAAAATATTATTTGAATATCAAGAGGGAGAAGGAGCTTTTTATGGACCGAAAATTGAGCTTTCATTGCTTGATTGTTTGGGAAGAATTTGGCAATGTGCGACTATACAATTAGATTTTTATTTACCAGTAAGTTTAGGTTCTTTTTATATTGATAACAATAATGAAAAAAAAATACCAATTATTATTCATAGAGCAGTATTAGGTTCTATTGAACGGTTTATAGGGATTTTAATAGAAGAATATTCTGGAAATTTTCCAACGTGGTTAGCTCCTATTCAAGTGGTGTTAATAAGTGTTAATAAAAGTCATAATAAGTATGTTAGCATGTTATTTAAAAATTGGTTTGATATAGGTATTCGAGTTAGATTAGATATAAGGAATGAAAAAGTCAATTTTAGAGTCAGAGAACAAATTATAAGAAAAGTTCCATATATTGTTATTTGTGGTGATAAAGAAGTTACTAGTAATAAAATTACTTTTAGAACTCGATCAGGAAAAAATTTTTTATTAGTAAATATAAAAGATTTTGTTATAAAGTTAAAAAAAGAAATTTCTACTCGAAATTTACATTGATTGGAGGAATAAAGTATTAAAGTCGGAAAAAGAATACAAATAACAAAGCCAAATCGTATAAATCACGAAATTCGTTCTTTAAAAGTTCGTCTTACTGATTTTCATGGAAATCAAGTTGGTATTGTTACATTAAGAGATGCTCTAAATAAAGCAAAAGAAGCAGGAATGGATTTAGTTGAAATTAGTCCAAATTCTGAACCTCCAGTGTGTCGTATTATGAATTATGGAAAATTTTTATATAAGAAAAGTAAATCTATAAAAGAACAGAGAAAAAAACAAAAAGTAGTAAATATTAAAGAGATAAAGTTTCGACCTGGAACTGATGAAAGTGATTATCAAGTTAAATTACGCAATTTAACTCGTTTTTTAACAGATGGACATAAAGTAAAGATAACTTTACGTTTTCGTGGGCGTGAAATGGTTCATCAGCAAATAGGTGTAAAAGTGTTAAATCGGATCAAAAACGATTTAGTAGAACTAGCTTTAATAGAGACATTTCCATCTAAAATTGAAGGTCGTCAAATGATCATGATTTTATCGCCTAAGAAAAAACAATAATTTTTTTATAATATATTGATTATTAGATTAATTGTGGTTACTTTGTTAAATTTTTATATTTATTTTAAATTGGAAAATATAATGCCTAAGATTAAAACATTACGCAGTGCAGCTAAGCGTTTTAGAAAAACTGCATCTGGTAAATTTAAGCGAAAACAAGCCAATTTGCGACATATTTTAACAAAAAAATCTACTGATCGAAAACGACATTTACGTTCAAAAGTAATGGTATCTAAGGGAGACAATAATAAAGTTCGTTTATTTTTGCCTTATCTATAAATTAATTTGAATGTATATTAGAAAAAGGAGAGTTTATAATATGGCTCGTGTAAAACGTGGGGTAACTGCTCGTTTTCGTCATAAAAAAGTGTTAAAAGAAGCTAAAGGTTATTATGGTTCAAGATCAAAAACATATCGATCGGCTTGTCAAGCAGTTATTAAATCTGGGCAATATGCTTATCGTGATCGTCGTCAAAAAAAACGTCAATTTAGAAAATTATGGATTACTCGAATTAATGCTGCAGTACGACCGAATCACATGTCCTACAGTCAGTTTATATATGGACTAAGGAAAGCATCAATAGATATTAATCGGAAAACATTATCTGAAATTGCTATTTTTGATAAAAATGCTTTTAATTCATTGGTGGAAAATTCAAAAAATTCTTTATAAAAATTGAAATCTTAGAGGGAGAGTAACTTGATCTCCCTTGATTTTAAAAGTATTTATATAATAAATTATATAGAGTAATTAGTAAAATATAGTACAAATTATAAATTATAATTTATATTATTTTTAATTACTAAATAATATTAAAAAGCTTCCATTTTGGAAGCTTTTTAATATTATTTAGATTTTTACTTTAATATTTATAAATCTTAATAGCTATTTATATAAGCGGAGAAAATCGTGTTTGATTGTCTAAAATTAATTAATTTAGCAAAATTAGAAATTAAAAAAACTCAAACTTTACAAGATTTAGACTTATTAAGGATAAAATATCTTGGAAATAAGGGTTATGTTGCTTCTAAAATATCTCAATTACGTAATATGTCTCTAAAAGATAAAAAAAAAGTTGGTTCTGAACTTAATAAATTTAAAAATGATTTAAAGGTAGAAATTAGCAAACACAAAAAAAAATTAGAAATATTACTTTATAATGTATCATTAAAAAACAATTTTATTGATATATCATTATCTGGACGTCGTAATAGCGTTGGTTCATTACATCCAATAACTAAAATGATTGACAATATAGAACATTTTTTTTTGAAATTAGGTTTTGAAATTGTATATGGTCAAGAGATAGATGATGATTATCATAATTTTGATGCGTTAAATATTCCAAAAAATCATCCATCTAGAACTGATCATGATACTTTTTGGTTTGATTCTAAGCGTTTATTACGTACTCAAACTTCTAATATGCAAATTAGATCTATGAAAAAAATGAAATTGCCAATTAAAATTATTATTCCAGGAAAAGTATATAGAAATGATTGTGATAAAACTCATACTCCTATGTTTCATCAAATTGAAGGGTTAATTGTTGATAAAAATATAACTTTCTCTAATTTGAAATGGATAATTGAATTGTTTTTAAACTATTTTTTTTGTAATAATATTAATATTCGATTTCGACCATCTTATTTTCCTTTTACTTTTTTGTCTTCTGAAGTAGATATTTTAGGAACTGATAATAAGTGGTTAGAAGTATTAGGATGTGGAATGGTTCATCCAAATGTGTTAAAAAATGTTAATATTAATTCCGAGATATATTCTGGATGTGCTTTTGGTTTAGGAATAGAAAGAATGACTATGTTATATCATGGCATTACTGATATTCGTATTTTTTTCGAGAATAATTTAAAATTTCTTAAACAGTTTAAATAATAGTGAGTGTGTAATAATGGAATTTAGTGAAAAATGGTTACGAGAATGGATAAATCCTAATGTGAATATTAGTGTGTTGTGTGATCAAATTACAGAATTAGGAATAGAAGTGGAAAAAGTTATTAAAGTTTCAAGCGTATGTAGTAATTTAATTGTAGGTGAAATTATTGAATGTTTACAGCGTTATAGTTCTATGGAATTATTTTTAGTTAAAGTTAATATTGGAAGAAATAAGCATATCCATGTTATATCAAGAAAGATAGATTTTGTACAAGGAATGAAAGTAGTAATAGCTACTAAAATTTCTAAATTATTTGATTATACGTTTATGAGTTTAATTAAATCAAAAGGAATAAAATTTAATGGAATCATTTGCTTTTATGAAGACATTGGTATAACAAATTTAGACACTAATATAGTGAAATTACCATTAAATTCTGTAGTAGGAACAGATATATGTAAATATTTATTTTTAGATGATAATATTATTAAAATTAGTAGTACTCCTAATCGTTCAGATGCTTTAAGTATATTAGGTATTGCACGAAACGTTGCAGCACAGAATGATTTACCTTTACCTTCTTTAAAAAAATATCCAGTTTTAGAAAATAGTTGTTCAAATAGGTTAGAAATATCAATTGATATTCCAAATATATGTTTTCGTTTTCTTGGACGCATTATAAGTAATGTTAATACGAAAAATAATACTCCTTTTTGGATGTTAGAAAAACTTAAGCGATCGTCTATAGAACCGTCTAATATTATTAAAAATATTATAAATTATGTATTGATAGAATTAGGTCAACCATTATATATTATGAATTTAAATAGTATTTTAAAAAGAGTTGTTGTGAGAACATCCTATAAAAATGAAAACTTTATTAATAAAGACAATAGAAAAGTTGTTATTGATGATAATATCATAGTAATTTCAGATGAAGAAAAAATATTAGTTTTAGGCGGTCATATTAATTCATATGCTTCAGATATAAACTTAAATGTAAAGAATTTATTTTTAGGGTGTGGATCTTATAATAATTTTAATGTTTTAAAGCAGTCTTTAAAATATGGATGTAAGAACATTTTTACAGAACGTTATGAAAGAGGTATTGATTTTAATATACAATATAATGCTATAGAATATGCTACTTATTTAATTTTAAAATTGTGTGGAGGTGAAGCTAGTAGTATTACAACAGAAATTAAGAATAATAAAATATTCAATAAAAAAACTATTAAATTATTTCGAAAAAAATTATATAAAATTGTTGGATATGTTATTAATGATGAGATAGTTATTCATAATTTAACGAAATTAGGTTTTAAAATAACTGTATATAATAAACATTGGTTAATCGTACCACCTAGTTGGAGATTTGATATTGATATAGAAGAAGATGTTATTAGTGAATTATTACGTATTTTAGGATATAAAAATGTTTCTTCTATTCCTATATCAACATGTTCTAATATTGTACATAATAATGAAATATATATTACATTAAATAGAATTAAGTTATTTTTAGTTGATCAAGGATATCATGAAGTTATTACATATGGATTTGTTGATCCTAATTTTCAAAAATTGTTTTTTCCTGATATAGCTCCTTTATATTTGTCTAATCCTATTTCCAAAGAAATGTCGTCTATGAGAGTTTCTTTGTGGACTGGTTTATTATCTAGTGTTATTTATAATCAAAATAGACAGGAGAATAGGTTACGTTTTTTTGAAAGTGGATTATGTTTTTTACAAGATTCTCAAGAAAACTTGGGAATTAAACAAAGTTTATATTTATCTGGTGTACTAAGTGGATATAAAAATAAACCTCATTGGGATAGTTTAGATAAACAAGTAGATTTTTATGATTTAAAAGGTGATGTAGAATCTATTATGGATTTATTAGGAAAATTACATTTAGTTACTTTTAAAAGATTTAGTATTTCAGGATTACATCCTAACCAAAGTGTTGCTATCTATTTTAAAAATAAAAAAATTGGTATTATGGGAACTATTAGCCCAGATTTAGAAAAAAAGTTAAATTTAAAAGGTAAAACAGTTATTTTTGAATTAATATGGGATGATATCGCTTCATTTCATTATATGAAAATAAAAAAAATTTCTGAATATCCACGAAGTATTAGGGATATTTCTATAATTGTAGATGAAACAATTCCAGTAGAAGATATTATTAAAACATGTCAGAAGTGTTCTTCTGGACGAATAGTTGAAGTAAATTTATTTGATATTTTCCGTGGAGATAAAATAGGCATAGGAAAAAAGAGTTTAGCTTTGCGTTTTACGTTTGAAAGTAAAAAACATACTTTTACTGAAAAAGATATTTCAAGAATTTTAAAAACATGTATTACAGCTTTAGAATTAAAATTTAAAGCAATGTTAAGAAAAGATTTATAGATTGATTGAGTAAGAAAATAAGTTTTAGTAAATTATAGAAACGTTGATAGATTTTATATAAATTTTATTTTTAATATTTTTAAATAAAATTTTTTAATTTTTTAAACGACGATAGAAATATTAAAATACGTTTTATATTATTAAATAACTTTTTAATTAAATTTAGATAATATAGATATTAAATTTCTAATTATTTGAATGTATTTTTAGTAATTTTAAA encodes the following:
- the ydiK gene encoding AI-2E family transporter YdiK, translated to MQKKRESMDLPQAIFSLIFIVIMIFSSLWIMRPFFLGFAWASMVVIATWPIFLKLQLLLWGNRACAVITMIIILLLIFIIPIACLVNSLIDNSTSVISWLSSENLRFPDFYWLQDIPVIGVKLFSSYQKLLDEGGSELIAKVQPYMGKTTEFFVVQAGHFGRFIIHLILMLIFSSLLYWNGERMRNIIRHFAVRLGSNSGDSVVSLAGQAVRAVALGVVVTALVQGILGGIGLAISGIPYSSLLMMLIIIFCLIQLGPLPVLIPAIMWLYWNGNTTWGTVLLIWSCIVCVLDHILRPMLIRIGADFPTVLILSGVIGGLISFGMIGLFIGPVVLVISYRLISSWMDEIPAPSTLSKESIKRFLLKDKIKKKN
- a CDS encoding 3-deoxy-7-phosphoheptulonate synthase; this encodes MKKTDELRTIRIDPLITPFELAKNYPITSSIMDTVITARKNIANIMTGMDLRLLVVIGPCSVHDPLAAVEYAKRLNELRKKYSSRLEIIMRTYFEKPRTVIGWKGLISDPDLNGSFRVNHGLSIARKLLLDINELGLPAATEFLDIVIGQFIADLISWGAIGARTTESQIHREMASALSCPVGFKNGTDGNIRIAIDAIRAASAKHLFLAPDKHGQMTINHTSGNPFGHVIMRGGKSPNYHAKDIDLTIRYLQEFNLLEYLMIDFSHGNCLKQHRRQCDVGESIAKQIRDGSTAIFGVMIESFIEEGSQKVIDNKPLIYGKSITDPCLGWNDSVRLLKKLADAVNSRF
- the thrS gene encoding threonine--tRNA ligase — its product is MPVITLCDGRKLIYKDAVSVLDIAKNISPDLAKSCCFGYVNNISVSKYTIIDYDANIQIVYKDDIVFLNSIRNTFICILGYAVKELWPNSKIGNSFVIDNGFYCDIDVDFIFTSSDLNLLETRMLDISNRKYNINVKNITWEEAYKIFESYSETYKLLILKNNFKINEVVPLCFHQKYVDFQVGIPIPNVSFCRYFKLQKFSGVYWNGNKKNKVLQRIYGTAWVTSSKLREYLEYIDQSEKRDHRKISKKLDLYHIQEESPGMIFWHHNGWIIFRELKRFIREKLQEYQYQEVQTPLIMNKKIWKDSGHLDNYQKFMFMTCSENNMYGIKPMNCPGHVQIFNNALHSYRDLPIRISEFGSCHRNEPSGSLHGLMRIRNFTQDDAHIFCRKDQIQGEISNCIKMIYDVYEVFGFKKILVKLSTRPKNRIGSDIIWDQAENDLSTSLKENKILFEYQEGEGAFYGPKIELSLLDCLGRIWQCATIQLDFYLPVSLGSFYIDNNNEKKIPIIIHRAVLGSIERFIGILIEEYSGNFPTWLAPIQVVLISVNKSHNKYVSMLFKNWFDIGIRVRLDIRNEKVNFRVREQIIRKVPYIVICGDKEVTSNKITFRTRSGKNFLLVNIKDFVIKLKKEISTRNLH
- the infC gene encoding translation initiation factor IF-3, coding for MKVGKRIQITKPNRINHEIRSLKVRLTDFHGNQVGIVTLRDALNKAKEAGMDLVEISPNSEPPVCRIMNYGKFLYKKSKSIKEQRKKQKVVNIKEIKFRPGTDESDYQVKLRNLTRFLTDGHKVKITLRFRGREMVHQQIGVKVLNRIKNDLVELALIETFPSKIEGRQMIMILSPKKKQ
- the rpmI gene encoding 50S ribosomal protein L35 is translated as MPKIKTLRSAAKRFRKTASGKFKRKQANLRHILTKKSTDRKRHLRSKVMVSKGDNNKVRLFLPYL
- the rplT gene encoding 50S ribosomal protein L20, translating into MARVKRGVTARFRHKKVLKEAKGYYGSRSKTYRSACQAVIKSGQYAYRDRRQKKRQFRKLWITRINAAVRPNHMSYSQFIYGLRKASIDINRKTLSEIAIFDKNAFNSLVENSKNSL
- the pheS gene encoding phenylalanine--tRNA ligase subunit alpha, with the protein product MFDCLKLINLAKLEIKKTQTLQDLDLLRIKYLGNKGYVASKISQLRNMSLKDKKKVGSELNKFKNDLKVEISKHKKKLEILLYNVSLKNNFIDISLSGRRNSVGSLHPITKMIDNIEHFFLKLGFEIVYGQEIDDDYHNFDALNIPKNHPSRTDHDTFWFDSKRLLRTQTSNMQIRSMKKMKLPIKIIIPGKVYRNDCDKTHTPMFHQIEGLIVDKNITFSNLKWIIELFLNYFFCNNINIRFRPSYFPFTFLSSEVDILGTDNKWLEVLGCGMVHPNVLKNVNINSEIYSGCAFGLGIERMTMLYHGITDIRIFFENNLKFLKQFK
- the pheT gene encoding phenylalanine--tRNA ligase subunit beta, with the protein product MEFSEKWLREWINPNVNISVLCDQITELGIEVEKVIKVSSVCSNLIVGEIIECLQRYSSMELFLVKVNIGRNKHIHVISRKIDFVQGMKVVIATKISKLFDYTFMSLIKSKGIKFNGIICFYEDIGITNLDTNIVKLPLNSVVGTDICKYLFLDDNIIKISSTPNRSDALSILGIARNVAAQNDLPLPSLKKYPVLENSCSNRLEISIDIPNICFRFLGRIISNVNTKNNTPFWMLEKLKRSSIEPSNIIKNIINYVLIELGQPLYIMNLNSILKRVVVRTSYKNENFINKDNRKVVIDDNIIVISDEEKILVLGGHINSYASDINLNVKNLFLGCGSYNNFNVLKQSLKYGCKNIFTERYERGIDFNIQYNAIEYATYLILKLCGGEASSITTEIKNNKIFNKKTIKLFRKKLYKIVGYVINDEIVIHNLTKLGFKITVYNKHWLIVPPSWRFDIDIEEDVISELLRILGYKNVSSIPISTCSNIVHNNEIYITLNRIKLFLVDQGYHEVITYGFVDPNFQKLFFPDIAPLYLSNPISKEMSSMRVSLWTGLLSSVIYNQNRQENRLRFFESGLCFLQDSQENLGIKQSLYLSGVLSGYKNKPHWDSLDKQVDFYDLKGDVESIMDLLGKLHLVTFKRFSISGLHPNQSVAIYFKNKKIGIMGTISPDLEKKLNLKGKTVIFELIWDDIASFHYMKIKKISEYPRSIRDISIIVDETIPVEDIIKTCQKCSSGRIVEVNLFDIFRGDKIGIGKKSLALRFTFESKKHTFTEKDISRILKTCITALELKFKAMLRKDL